In Leishmania braziliensis MHOM/BR/75/M2904 complete genome, chromosome 31, one genomic interval encodes:
- a CDS encoding ferredoxin, 2fe-2s-like protein, whose translation MYRRLLPGPPRPRCMVASMPLSTSRAPKGTPGRVQVHVKKRDGTHCGVEVPVGLSLMQALRDVARLDVEGTCNGEMVCATCHVRLSATSFKRVAGPSEEEEDVLAKALDVKETSRLACQVDLTPEVDGLEVELPPYDNGRY comes from the coding sequence ATGTACCGAAGGCTCCTCCCCGGTCCCCCACGCCCGCGCTGCATGGTGGCGTCGATGCCGCTCAGTACTTCACGGGCACCAAAAGGCACCCCTGGTAGAGTCCAGGTGCATGTCAAGAAGCGAGACGGCACACACTGCGGCGTGGAGGTGCCGGTCGGCCTCTCGCTCATGCAGGCCCTCCGTGACGTCGCGAGACTCGATGTGGAGGGCACCTGCAACGGGGAAATGGTCTGTGCCACCTGTCATGTGAGACTCTCGGCGACATCCTTCAAAAGGGTCGCAGGGCCCtccgaggaggaagaggacgtTTTGGCCAAGGCGCTCGACGTGAAGGAGACGTCCAGACTGGCGTGCCAGGTGGATCTGACCCCGGAGGTGGATGGGCTGGAGGTAGAGCTTCCGCCATACGACAATGGCCGCTACTAG
- a CDS encoding ferredoxin, 2fe-2s-like protein, with protein MLVCRRGYSLVTFPRPGSLSAAVASIQLSRAPCSSAASPSSPSLNFLRSATPGKVRVRIRTRDGAVHERMYKDGNNLMESIRDDSTLSVDVPGACNGTCQCSTCHVLLHSSEWARKVESLFPITDAEQDCLDKAPDVSDTSRLGCQLTLSDELNGLEIDLPKRTLDVRWQATFRRTTSK; from the coding sequence ATGCTTGTCTGTCGCCGTGGTTATTCTCTTGTGACTTTTCCGCGGCCTGGAAGTCTcagtgctgcggtggcgtccATCCAGCTGTCCAGGGCCCCGTGCAGCTCTGCagcttccccctcttctccctccttgaATTTCCTCCGTTCCGCGACACCTGGCAAGGTTCGCGTGCGTATCCGCACCCGCGACGGAGCCGTGCACGAGCGTATGTACAAGGACGGCAACAACTTGATGGAGTCAATCCGCGATGACTCTACGTTGTCGGTGGATGTCCCGGGAGCCTGCAACGGCACCTGTCAGTGTTCCACCTGTCATGTTCTTCTTCACTCTTCGGAGTGGGCGCGCAAAGTGGAGAGTCTGTTTCCCATCACTGACGCGGAGCAGGATTGCCTTGACAAGGCGCCTGATGTCTCGGATACCTCACGGCTCGGATGCCAGCTCACCTTGTCAGACGAGCTCAATGGACTGGAAATCGACCTACCAAAGCGCACGCTGGATGTGCGATGGCAGGCCACCTTTCGGCGCACCACCTCGAAGTGA
- a CDS encoding ferredoxin, 2fe-2s-like protein — MRRYSSLRPTGVLLRPPLIPVGTLCTPRTSYSTPGKVKVCVKTQDGTLCDFEAPAGMSLMHAIRDVAKLEMDGACDGCAQCSTCHVYLSKSCFKKLGKLSEQEQDILDKALDLKDTSRLACQIILTPDMSGLEVALPRSVTNLLL, encoded by the coding sequence ATGCGTCGTTATTCCTCGCTTCGCCCCACTGGCGTCTTGCTGCGGCCTCCTCTCATCCCTGTCGGTACTCTTTGTACCCCGCGTACGTCGTACAGCACACCCGGCAAGGTGAAGGTCTGTGTTAAGACGCAGGATGGCACTCTATGCGACTTCGAGGCGCCAGCTGGCATGTCTCTGATGCATGCGATTCGCGATGTAGCGAAGCTGGAGATGGATGGAGCCTGCGATGGCTGCGCGCAGTGCTCGACTTGTCATGTGTATCTTTCCAAGTCATGCTTCAAGAAGCTTGGGAAACTCTCTGAGCAGGAGCAGGACATCCTCGACAAAGCACTCGACCTCAAGGACACGTCCCGGCTCGCATGCCAAATCATCCTCACCCCTGATATGAGTGGCTTAGAGGTGGCGCTTCCAAGGAGTGTCACAAACCTACTCCTGTGA
- a CDS encoding ubiquinol-cytochrome-c reductase-like protein, which translates to MASDPVDIKLDLERECLANECATKMAAYNACLDRIKSVAPEKEPHCYNQYFDIVHCVDVCVDPKLWPTLK; encoded by the coding sequence ATGGCATCCGATCCGGTAGACATCAAGCTGGACCTCGAGAGGGAGTGCCTGGCGAACGAATGCGCCACGAAGATGGCGGCGTACAATGCGTGTCTGGACCGTATCAAGTCTGTTGCGCCCGAAAAGGAGCCGCACTGTTATAATCAGTACTTTGACATCGTGCACTGCGTGGACGTGTGTGTCGACCCAAAGCTGTGGCCAACGCTCAAGTAA
- a CDS encoding putative calreticulin — MTQRTMLAAVVGVLVLCVCLVQAEIFFHEEFNTLDGWVQSEHKDDYGKVELSAGALHVDAAKEQGMKLTEDSKFYAISKELPTPVSNDGKPLVISFSVKNEQNLKCGGAYLKFFSELNQKDLHSESPYWLMFGPDVCGFQNRLHFIFNYNDENHLWRSFWRLTKELNEKATHVYTVQISPNNTYQLYVDGKYIQEGSLVDEWEMLPPKTIADPEEKKPSNWIEDSMMDDPYDTKPEDWDDELPTIADDTAVKPDDWVDEEDGEWEAPRIPNPKYRGAWVPRRIDNPNYKGVWSPQQIPNPDYKEDPNLYKSPAPLKYVGIDVWQVESGSIFDNIIIGDDLQEVLKVVESTYGAMAEDEMNLIEAEAEERQRKERKQEEENSLTEQEKENSVTEHVEEETEAPVALNGANDNEGNQDSNNEDL; from the coding sequence ATGACTCAGCGGACAATGTTGGCCGCCGTCGTTGGCGTTCTGgtcctctgtgtgtgcctggTGCAGGCGGAGATCTTCTTCCACGAGGAGTTCAACACGCTGGACGGGTGGGTGCAGTCGGAACACAAGGACGACTACGGCAAAGTCGAACTTTCGGCGGGTGCGCTTCACGTGGATGCCGCCAAGGAGCAGGGCATGAAGCTCACGGAGGACTCTAAGTTCTACGCCATCTCGAAGGAGCTGCCGACGCCAGTCTCAAACGATGGCAAGCCCCTCGTTATCTCTTTTTCTGTCAAGAACGAGCAGAATCTGAAATGCGGTGGCGCGTACCTCAAGTTCTTCTCCGAACTGAACCAGAAAGACTTACATAGCGAGTCTCCGTACTGGCTGATGTTCGGCCCCGACGTCTGCGGCTTTCAAAATCGCCTGCACTTCATCTTTAACTACAACGACGAAAACCACCTCTGGAGAAGCTTCTGGAGGTTGACTAAAGAGTTGAATGAAAAAGCCACGCACGTCTACACGGTCCAAATTTCGCCGAATAACACGTATCAGCTGTACGTCGATGGCAAGTACATCCAGGAGGGGTCGTTGGTGGACGAGTGGGAGATGCTGCCGCCAAAGACCATAGCCGACCCtgaggagaagaagccgaGCAATTGGATCGAGGATTCAATGATGGATGATCCGTATGACACCAAGCCGGAGGACTGGGACGACGAGCTGCCCACCATCGCCGACGACACGGCTGTAAAACCGGATGACTGGGTCGACGAGGAAGACGGCGAGTGGGAGGCCCCGCGGATTCCGAACCCGAAGTACCGCGGTGCATGGGTGCCTCGCCGCATCGATAACCCGAACTACAAGGGTGTGTGGAGTCCCCAGCAGATCCCTAACCCAGACTACAAGGAGGATCCAAACCTCTACAAGTCGCCGGCGCCCCTGAAGTACGTCGGCATCGACGTTTGGCAGgtggagagcggcagcatcTTTGACAATATCATAATTGGCGACGACCTTcaggaggtgctgaaggtggtggagagcacGTACGGCGCCATGGCCGAGGATGAGATGAACCTCATTGAGGCCGAAGCcgaggagaggcagaggaaggaaaggaagcaggaggaggagaattCCCTgacggagcaggagaaggagaatTCCGTGACGGAGCACGTGGAAGAGGAAACCGAAGCGCCGGTTGCCCTCAACGGCGCCAACGACAATGAAGGTAATCAGGACTCCAATAATGAGGACCTCTAA